A part of Paenibacillus donghaensis genomic DNA contains:
- a CDS encoding GDSL-type esterase/lipase family protein, producing the protein MTDLYVAIGDSLTTGFGALPGNGFVPVYRRMAAGRLRREVISNNLGVNGLTTAGLKQRLQGYPMYRQAIGNAEIITLSIGGNDLIRAARASSGQPGNATALLQQALQECKRNFAEIMAMLNHWKGAGRSPYIIRVVGLYNPYPQVEAATDWVRQFNRYASQCSSRDCGFASIYNEFAGNERGLLSIDHVHPNGRGYRVIADKLNGLGYGRLY; encoded by the coding sequence ATGACTGATCTTTATGTTGCGATTGGGGATTCGCTGACCACCGGTTTTGGCGCCCTGCCAGGGAACGGCTTCGTTCCTGTATACCGCAGGATGGCAGCCGGCCGTTTGCGCAGAGAGGTAATCTCCAATAATCTGGGCGTGAACGGTCTTACCACCGCGGGACTGAAGCAGCGGCTGCAAGGCTACCCTATGTATAGACAAGCGATTGGCAACGCAGAGATTATTACCCTGTCTATCGGTGGCAACGACCTGATACGGGCAGCCAGGGCTTCCTCCGGGCAGCCGGGCAATGCCACCGCGCTATTGCAGCAGGCCTTGCAGGAATGCAAACGGAATTTCGCTGAAATTATGGCGATGCTTAACCACTGGAAAGGTGCGGGTCGCAGTCCATATATCATTCGGGTCGTGGGGTTATACAACCCTTATCCACAGGTGGAAGCGGCCACAGACTGGGTAAGGCAGTTCAACCGCTATGCTTCCCAGTGCAGCAGCCGTGATTGCGGATTTGCTTCGATTTATAACGAGTTTGCCGGGAATGAACGGGGTCTGCTGTCCATCGACCATGTTCATCCGAACGGGCGGGGCTACCGGGTGATTGCTGATAAGCTGAACGGTCTTGGATATGGGCGGCTATATTGA
- the clpP gene encoding ATP-dependent Clp endopeptidase proteolytic subunit ClpP, translating to MSYIPMVVEQSNRGERAYDIYSRLLKDRIIFLGTEVNDVVANSIIAQMLFLAAEDPEKDIHLYVNSPGGSITAGMAIFDTMQYIKPDVSTICVGMAASMGAFLLNAGAKGKRFALPNSEIMIHQPLGGAQGQASDIEIRARRIIKLRDKLNRILSERTGQPLEKIEKDTDRDYFMSAADAAVYGIVDKVIEKPMPVGV from the coding sequence GTGAGTTATATTCCTATGGTAGTAGAACAGAGCAACCGCGGTGAGCGCGCTTATGACATCTATTCCCGCCTGCTGAAGGACCGCATCATTTTCCTTGGAACGGAGGTTAATGACGTGGTTGCCAATTCCATCATTGCCCAAATGCTGTTCCTGGCTGCCGAAGACCCGGAGAAAGACATTCATCTGTATGTAAACAGCCCAGGCGGCTCGATTACTGCAGGTATGGCTATATTTGATACCATGCAATACATTAAACCGGACGTCTCCACCATCTGTGTGGGTATGGCCGCTTCCATGGGAGCGTTCCTGCTTAACGCCGGTGCCAAAGGCAAACGCTTCGCCTTGCCTAATAGTGAAATCATGATCCACCAGCCGCTCGGCGGTGCCCAAGGCCAGGCTTCGGACATCGAGATCCGTGCCCGCCGCATCATCAAGCTGCGCGATAAGCTGAACCGCATCTTGTCTGAACGTACCGGCCAGCCGCTGGAGAAGATCGAGAAGGATACGGACCGTGATTACTTCATGAGTGCTGCAGATGCTGCGGTTTATGGTATCGTAGATAAGGTTATCGAGAAACCTATGCCTGTAGGCGTGTAA
- a CDS encoding sugar-binding transcriptional regulator has product MRNLLEIQKQLLPDLMETLKRRYTILHQIMLSDIIGRRTLAASLDMTERVLRAETDLLKSQGLIEIENVGMRISDAGRRLLDLLEPIAKSLFGLDDLEEKIRSTYGLNKVIVVPGDCESSMFTKRELGRAGAKALLSVLQPGDTVAVTGGSTLAEMADQLTPPLTLSYKDAWFVPARGGLGESMEIQANTIASTMAKRVGANYRLLHVPDLLSENAYQSLGVDSNIGEIVQIIRSSRIIVHGIGDAIEMTRRRKLDEATVSQIQEEGAVAESFGYYFNEDGEVVHTMLTMGLRLEDIMRTETVVGIAGGKRKAKAIHAMLRFGQENILITDEAAALEIDKEIDKQLQQME; this is encoded by the coding sequence ATGCGTAACTTATTAGAAATCCAAAAGCAGCTTTTGCCTGATCTCATGGAAACCCTTAAGAGACGGTATACGATTCTTCATCAGATCATGTTGTCCGATATTATCGGCCGCAGAACACTTGCCGCATCGCTGGATATGACCGAGCGGGTACTGCGTGCCGAGACGGATCTTCTGAAATCGCAAGGGCTCATCGAGATCGAGAACGTCGGCATGCGTATCAGCGATGCCGGTCGCAGACTGCTTGACCTGCTGGAGCCGATCGCCAAGAGCCTGTTTGGCCTGGATGATCTGGAAGAGAAGATTCGTAGCACCTACGGTCTGAACAAAGTGATTGTTGTACCGGGAGACTGCGAGTCTTCGATGTTCACGAAACGTGAGCTTGGCCGGGCAGGCGCCAAAGCGCTGCTCAGCGTTCTGCAGCCGGGAGATACCGTTGCTGTCACAGGCGGATCTACACTGGCCGAGATGGCCGATCAGCTCACCCCGCCGCTAACTCTTTCCTATAAGGATGCCTGGTTTGTACCGGCGCGCGGAGGACTTGGGGAGAGCATGGAGATTCAAGCCAACACGATTGCTTCAACGATGGCCAAGCGCGTCGGAGCCAATTACCGGCTGCTGCATGTCCCTGACCTGCTCAGCGAGAATGCCTACCAGTCGCTGGGCGTGGACTCCAACATAGGCGAGATTGTGCAGATTATCCGCAGCTCGCGCATTATTGTGCATGGAATCGGGGATGCCATAGAGATGACCCGCCGCCGGAAGCTAGATGAGGCCACGGTCTCGCAGATTCAGGAAGAAGGCGCGGTGGCAGAATCCTTCGGCTATTATTTCAATGAAGATGGTGAAGTCGTTCATACGATGCTTACCATGGGGCTGCGCTTGGAGGATATTATGCGCACGGAGACGGTTGTAGGGATCGCAGGCGGCAAGCGTAAAGCGAAGGCGATTCATGCGATGCTGCGTTTCGGGCAAGAGAATATTCTTATCACCGACGAAGCGGCAGCTCTTGAAATCGACAAGGAAATCGACAAGCAGCTGCAGCAAATGGAGTAG
- the gap gene encoding type I glyceraldehyde-3-phosphate dehydrogenase, with the protein MSVKVGINGFGRIGRLAFRRIQNVEGIEVVAINDLTDAKMLAHLLKYDTTQGTFQGDVEVHDGFFKVNGKDVKVLANRNPEELPWGELGVDIVLECTGFFTTKEAAEKHLKGGAKKVVISAPATGDMKTVVYNVNHDILDGSETVISGASCTTNCLAPMAKVLQDKYGIVQGLMTTIHAYTGDQNTLDAPHAKGDFRRARAAAENIIPNTTGAAKAIGLVIPELKGKLDGAAQRVPVATGSLTELVTVLEKKVTVEEINAAMKAASDSETYGYTEDEIVSSDIKGSTFGSLFDATQTKVMTVGDKQLVKTVAWYDNEMSYTAQLIRTLEHFAKLAQ; encoded by the coding sequence ATGAGTGTAAAAGTTGGAATTAATGGTTTTGGACGTATTGGACGCCTTGCCTTCCGCCGTATTCAGAATGTAGAAGGTATCGAAGTGGTAGCAATCAACGACTTGACTGACGCTAAGATGCTTGCGCATTTGCTTAAATATGATACAACTCAAGGTACTTTCCAGGGTGATGTGGAAGTACATGATGGATTCTTCAAAGTAAACGGTAAAGATGTTAAGGTTCTGGCGAACCGCAACCCAGAAGAATTGCCTTGGGGCGAGCTGGGCGTTGACATCGTTCTGGAATGTACTGGTTTCTTCACTACTAAAGAAGCCGCTGAGAAACACTTGAAAGGCGGAGCTAAGAAAGTAGTAATCTCTGCTCCAGCTACTGGCGACATGAAAACTGTCGTATACAACGTTAACCATGATATCCTTGATGGTTCCGAAACTGTAATCTCCGGCGCATCTTGCACAACGAACTGCCTGGCTCCTATGGCCAAAGTTCTGCAGGACAAATACGGCATCGTTCAAGGTTTGATGACTACGATCCACGCTTACACAGGCGATCAGAATACTCTGGATGCTCCGCATGCCAAAGGCGACTTCCGTCGTGCGCGTGCAGCTGCTGAGAACATCATTCCTAACACTACCGGTGCTGCTAAAGCCATCGGCCTGGTTATCCCTGAGCTGAAAGGCAAATTGGATGGCGCGGCTCAACGTGTTCCAGTTGCAACTGGTTCCCTGACTGAGCTGGTAACTGTTCTTGAGAAGAAAGTAACTGTTGAAGAAATCAACGCTGCTATGAAGGCTGCTTCTGATTCCGAAACTTATGGTTACACTGAAGATGAAATCGTATCTTCCGACATCAAGGGCAGCACTTTCGGTTCCCTGTTCGACGCTACACAGACTAAGGTTATGACTGTTGGCGACAAACAATTGGTTAAGACTGTAGCTTGGTATGACAATGAAATGTCCTACACTGCACAATTGATTCGTACTTTGGAGCACTTCGCTAAGCTGGCTCAATAA